In Streptomyces sp. NBC_01717, one DNA window encodes the following:
- a CDS encoding LysR family transcriptional regulator, with translation MTSSDTDPRLLRAFVTVAEELHFTRAAARLYVAQQALSRDIRRLERELGAELFVRTTRQVSLTPDGERLLPHARRVIAAHDDLRTAWAIQTRPLLVDISAPVGTGHRLLGLARDEAPGVEFVARYLSGLTGAAAEILAGRLDVSFGRVAGLDPAVRAGLAHQPVRFERLTVLLRDDHRLASLDQVPLAALAGERLYAAAGNPATAEWTDLAERLFAGRGIELVAPFPEIVGEEEFVRVVRKQGWSVLASTEFIEVPGMVVRPLVDPVPLSPVSLVWRKGLKHPGVDALRRVAAGVTAAERGLEVPAGSWLPEGELAFMS, from the coding sequence GTGACCTCCTCCGATACCGATCCCCGGCTGTTGCGCGCCTTCGTCACCGTCGCCGAGGAGCTGCACTTCACCCGTGCCGCCGCCCGGCTCTACGTCGCTCAGCAGGCACTCAGCCGCGACATCCGGCGGCTGGAGCGCGAGCTCGGTGCGGAACTGTTCGTACGGACCACCCGGCAGGTCTCCCTCACGCCCGACGGCGAACGGCTGCTGCCGCACGCCCGCCGGGTGATCGCCGCCCACGACGACCTCCGCACTGCCTGGGCGATCCAGACGCGCCCGCTGCTGGTCGACATCAGCGCCCCGGTCGGGACGGGCCACCGGCTGCTCGGGCTGGCCCGCGACGAGGCGCCGGGGGTGGAGTTCGTGGCGCGCTATCTGAGCGGGCTGACGGGGGCGGCGGCGGAGATCCTGGCCGGGCGGCTCGATGTCTCCTTCGGCCGGGTGGCAGGGCTCGATCCGGCGGTACGGGCGGGGCTGGCGCATCAGCCGGTCCGCTTCGAGCGGCTGACCGTCCTGCTGCGCGACGACCATCGTCTGGCGTCGCTCGACCAGGTCCCGCTGGCGGCGCTGGCGGGGGAGCGGCTGTACGCGGCGGCGGGCAACCCGGCCACGGCGGAGTGGACCGACCTGGCGGAGCGGCTGTTCGCGGGACGGGGGATCGAACTGGTGGCGCCCTTCCCGGAGATCGTCGGGGAGGAGGAGTTCGTACGGGTGGTGCGGAAGCAGGGCTGGTCGGTGCTGGCGAGCACCGAGTTCATCGAGGTGCCGGGGATGGTCGTACGGCCGCTGGTCGACCCCGTGCCGCTGTCACCGGTGTCGCTGGTGTGGCGCAAGGGGCTGAAACACCCGGGGGTGGATGCGCTGCGGCGCGTCGCGGCGGGAGTGACGGCGGCGGAACGGGGGCTGGAGGTGCCTGCCGGGAGCTGGCTTCCCGAGGGAGAGCTGGCCTTCATGTCGTAG